The following is a genomic window from Solanum lycopersicum chromosome 6, SLM_r2.1.
CAGTGAATTTTGATTTAGGGCACCAAATTTGAATAGGTTGGGTTGggttttcaaattaaaatgttttaacttaaattataaaatattattttaaaatttatctaataaAATTATCGTGACCCTTGCATTGAACATAGaactaaaaaatcaaattttcagGGAAAAGAATCGAGaccataacaaacaaaaaaatgtttaaaaaattgtttgtttaCGGTTTTTTTTTTTCCCCAATATTTATGCCTACTACtagaatattatattaaaattaaaaagttttgatattcaatattcatatgttttattaaaataaattattatatcgagatgtataattaaatatacGATTCATGtaatgtattataattttaacaaacatataaaatactataagtatataattaattatttagaagttgatattttatttagtctatattaattgaaatgtctttttcGTTTAAttgactaaagaaaaaaaattatcgtagtttttgaaatatttctacgTATATAAAGTGTTAATATGctataatcaaaatatttcttgaaatattaaaatagtaattttatattaaataagtaTACGGATATAGTACCATCGCAATACGCGAAGTTtagaaatcataaaaatattagataTTGCCTTTTATGTTGGATCTTATTAgaacaattttataaatttaaaaatttagacaGTTTGATCCACGGTTATTGATTCGAAGTTCAacggagaagaaaaataattatctaaatAATATATTGTAAGATTTTGTacgattaaatttaaaatatgtcgatgaattcataatattacttatcaaaataagaaagaagaaattTATTTAGATTATCATGGTCATATATCTTGTGAGTTGTgaaacattattaattaaacataatatctaaatgtcctctttaatttgattttattttatatttaccaAATTAACTCACTAGTTCTATTTGACATAATAATtgtcatgtaggacatgtgtatttatatatttaattttatataaatttaaatgtgtatttgtgcAGATCCAAAATTGAATGACATATATACAGACAAGTAAATAGAAAcagagaaaatatttatctatttataccTATTAATTACAACTTTATAATAGCCAGCGAAGACGGATAATATgtaaaaatagttcaaaataacTTAGGGAGGAATTAAGGAGTTTCAATCATTAACTTCAACGTAGTTCAACAATTCAAAGTTAAAAAGGTTGGGAGAATCTGATGCTATATTAGTTACtgcatatttattttcatgttttgaaTTCTAACTTTTGACCACCTAACTTTTTTCAAAGAAACATATTCCCGttcctttattttaaaaaaaataattaatttgttgtttGATATTGTATTAGAGTtagatcaaatttaaatttatgttttataatatttattattaagaataacattttaataattttttttctatttttaaaatttaaactcaaaatttttCAATTAAGAATCGAAGAGTACTCCAGTCATTCAACCGTTAAATACTTATTCTGGTTTCCTATGCCTTACTTTAATTCTTATTGAAACGATATCGAACTCGGCCCAAAAGAAGCTAATAAACTTTGACAGAccaaatgaataaattattactatatgataaaagtaaataattttattatactaaattattatatgaacaatctcatcatctgaaaagtttttttaaaaaataaattgctaACACGTATCAATCTTTATTTTGTTCTATTTACGACAAGCCTGAactttattgatttattttattttataatcatcGAAGTGTTTCAATTCTCAAAAGTAATTTTTCTTAATCTATGCAGTGattaataaatgatttttttttcaaagtgaaaaaaatattttatatttgtgcaATATATAATTACGTCCTTGTATCCTTTAATTTGGTTTGGTttcatatttatgcattttaactttgagtgtgcacaaatatacatttgaaatttgtataaagttgaacaagcAGATATTTATGTGACATAGTACGCGTTCGAACGCATAGGACTTAAATTATCGGATGTCAAATGCCACGAATGACGCATGTGTTTATTTGCTCAACTTTATACAATATAAACGTCTATGCACAtctaaagttaaaaaatatagatatttaactgaaaatatatttatatattaataaaatatttttagctttcaaactcaaatcaaataattattgTCCAAATATCTAAATTAACAACCAAACAAATCATTGCTTTCGTTCTTAAAGACCATTTTGGCGTAAAATTTGATGTTAGGAATGATTATTTGTCTTCGTCTTTTCAGTGCAAGAAAGAggcatataattttattttatttgttggttGCGTTGAAATGAAAGGTTAAGCACCTCTATGGCTCCAAGAATTGTTGGGAAAGAAATTGAGAAAGTGGTGTTTGATCATATATCtgtattttaagtttttaaatactaaaaaaacaGTATTTATGTTaagtttaatatttgaaaattttaaaaattacctCAAAACTTTTATAAGtactcattatttattaatttcgaCTAATATTTGTTACTAACTTCTTCGAATAAGTTTGAGATCTAATTTgagtaataaaatttaaaaaaagaacaatttgtATTTAATGGGTTATAATTATAACTGAATTTGTGATAAGTTTGagtcttttttattattgttgattgttATCAATTATATTATAAGGTTATTTATTAACGAAACATATTCATTACAAAATacgatataaatttttaaaaattatgaatataaatcatatttttttgaaattgtcaaatatttttgtaaaaatatggCCAAACAAAtagtaaaactcactcaaatatGATTTGCTAAGAATATATGAGAACTTGGGGTCAAATGCTAACTAATAtttcttgatttcttcatttttttgtttgattaaatTTACCTAATATAAAtcgaataaattaaaatttaaaatgaatatcGAATacctaaccaaaaaaaaaaaccatttttttttttaaaaaaagaagaagtatgagTTAGACCATAAGGGACAAGAATGAAAATAGTGGAATGGTTAACAGAAAGAAATAAAGCATAAGTTGAAATCATGTCACTCCTCccaaaaatcttttttcatCATCTTTCACTTTTTCTATACTTAGTCCCTAAGActtctcttcttcatcttctaatcttcttttcACATTTTACAACATTCAACTTCCTTACTTCTTCTTTCAATGGATCAAGATTCAGCTCCTTACATctccaaaaaacaaaaaacaaaccATGCAAACTACCCTTGTAagttttacaatatttttccatttaaaaCTATGCTACTTATCATATTCCTAGTTGCACTTCCACTTTTTCCTTTACAACCTCCTGAAATCATCACCCAAACAGGATATTGGGAACTTGTTCAGCTTATTTTAGTTGGTATAGCTGTTTCTTATGGTTTATTCAGTAGAAAAACCGACAATGATAAcgatgatgatgttgatgatacagaaaatgaatatttatttagttcAAAGATTGATAATGTTCAATCTAGATTACTTGAGGTTTCATCTTTTTTTGAAAACCATCAAGTGTCTGATGAAAACATAGTGAATAATTATCAGTATTGTAGTGGTAAGCCAGTGGTTGTTGTTGCTAAGGAAAACGATGCTATTATTAGTACAAGTTTTGTTGAAAAGCCTTTGCTTTTGCCAATTAGAAGTTTAAAATCCCCTGTTCTTGACCCTATCACAACTACTAATTCACCAAAATCTATGGTTTCATCTCCAAGAAAAATTGATCAATTTGATCACAAACAGAGTTTTAACAAATCCTCTGTTTCACCTCCACCTCCACCACCTCCTCTGCCGTCGCCATCATCGATTGTTAAAAAATCTACTCTGTTGAGATCAAGCTCTATAGTAATGGATGATCATAAAGGTTCTTTTGGTAAGGAATTGAGGAGAAGTACTAGGAGTGTTCCATTTGAATTGAGCTCGTATAAAGGGAAGTCTGTTCGAACAATTAGGCCGTTCATAGGGGCTGCAAGAGCCAGATTATATGCTAAAGATTTCGTAAATGGGATTACAGAGGAtgaaagaaacaaagaagttgATACACAGATGCAAGTGTTAGAGCCAGCATTGATGGAGTTCTCAGAGGATGAGAAGAAAACATCGAAAAGTGATGAAGATTCAGACGATTGTATTGAAGAAAGCTCGGAAAATGTAGACGAAGAAAGGAAATGTGGTGTTGATGGTAGTCCAGATAATGTAGACAAGAAGGCTGATGAGTTTATAGCTAAATTTAGAGAGCAAATTAGGCTTCAGAGAATTAAGTCCATTCGTACATCGGCTACACAGCCTGCTAAAATGTTAATCCAGTAAAAGTATTACTAACTATGAATGGTTCACTTCACATCGCGTTTTTAATATGGGCTAAGGCACTCATCGCAGCTAGCTTTTAGATTTTGAGTTATGTTCAACTGTCATGTTGTATTGCCATTAGAAGAATTCACTTGGCACTACTGAAGTTGTCttgtcttattttattttttttttgttcagttTGTATTTGAAGATTTGAGGTTTCTGGTATAAAGATATTTTAGTATTGTAGTTATACACCTATGTTTGTGCCAGTAGTTGATTTAGTACAACTCATTCTGGCATTTTGTTATAGAAAAGAAAATCTTTTGGTTTTATGTTTGATTATTAACATGGTAGTGTATTTCTGTTCTTCCAAATATGTCTGATCACTATGCCTTCTTATATCAGTTCTCCAAGATGAGAAATTGTTCTGACACATTGTATGTgtataatataaagtaaaaattacgCGATTAAgcaaacttattttatttagttactTATTATAACCATTCGCGAAtaacattataaattaattatgtggactgattttgagtttgtataattagtcacaatttgtatatgtataattcaccagattatataaatacatacatacatatatatatatataaaatatacaattatttaactgatatatatatacaattcacttttctcccactcttttacgtctctctcgcctctctcctccatataatatatagttgttAATTGTAATcatcaaactataactatgaagaataattaaatttttttaagtggATATAGGTGAATAAATGAGAAATAAACTACTTTATGATAATTGTTCagaaataaatgagaaattTACAAGAGCAGAAGCATACATGGTGTCCCATAATGTTGGTACGTAAATGAAAAATCGGACGAATTAATCATACTGaatctatttatattattttttaaaattacatgtagatttttatttaagtataTAATAGTCACGAATAATTGAAATGACcaaaatcaaactaaataactttatatgtatacaaatatattttctattttctattaacaatatattaattatataaatatattttataaatataaactaGGTCCTATGTCTCTTTGGGACTTTGCTTTTTAGTTagtctttaattaattaggtttaaaattcaaaaatactaTCTAGATATTTcgtcaaacaatacaaaaaaatctATGCAAACACTCCTATTAAAAGTTTAAGATCAAACAACATAACAACAAAGCTTCGAGACAGTAGAAGTCTGACCTTCCTATCTTCATTTATCGTTTAcacttaattaaatgaattatagcCACACAAATATCTATTACTTgttttaaacaataaatttaatgattttttttaatctttaacaCTCATGTCAAATTAAACTAACACATTTAAAATGAAACAGAGGAGCCGTAAACTCTGCATATTACCAATTAATGCATGATTGAGATTTCCTAGATTAAAAGCCCAAGAAGCTCGACATTGGGCCTGTTTGTTTTATCCATTTGTCATATATTGGACTAGGACTTGCCTTGCTTcgttaattttgaaataagtaATGAAATTGCATTTATCTAATTTTGAGGaatttattatgtttaattcaagaaaaaatcCCGCAAAATAAGGAGACAAATTCCAATACATTAGGATACAAACTTGTTTGTTTGAAAACTCCCTTTAACATAACGTATATAAGTAATAGTTTTAAAAGAAGGTACAATTGATGATAttaaatcaagaaataattattgaacAAAACTTCCCAAAATTACTGTTAAGAGGCAGACATTCAACTACTAATTGATTATGATGATAAAGTGATTTGGAGTTTAGTTTACATCAAAAAAACACTCTTCTCCACTCCCCACAAATAATGATGGGGAAGAAAAAAGGAACTAACTACTAAATTAAGTAAAACGGACTTATAACCCTAATGAGTcactaaaactaaaaattggaGGGACAACAAATAAAAGCAAGAGATTTTCTAGACCCCCCCATAAACACCAACAACCTTTTATCTTATAACAAAAACATTATATTCCTCCCTACACACATTATGGTACTTAATATTCACAGTTTGTCATTGTCACTACTTTTGTCTTGCAAGTGAAGGATAAGTGTCCACTTGACCATAATGCCCTTGTGAGATGGGTGTGGAGGATGGGTCCCACATGTTCAAGGG
Proteins encoded in this region:
- the LOC101245665 gene encoding uncharacterized protein; its protein translation is MDQDSAPYISKKQKTNHANYPCKFYNIFPFKTMLLIIFLVALPLFPLQPPEIITQTGYWELVQLILVGIAVSYGLFSRKTDNDNDDDVDDTENEYLFSSKIDNVQSRLLEVSSFFENHQVSDENIVNNYQYCSGKPVVVVAKENDAIISTSFVEKPLLLPIRSLKSPVLDPITTTNSPKSMVSSPRKIDQFDHKQSFNKSSVSPPPPPPPLPSPSSIVKKSTLLRSSSIVMDDHKGSFGKELRRSTRSVPFELSSYKGKSVRTIRPFIGAARARLYAKDFVNGITEDERNKEVDTQMQVLEPALMEFSEDEKKTSKSDEDSDDCIEESSENVDEERKCGVDGSPDNVDKKADEFIAKFREQIRLQRIKSIRTSATQPAKMLIQ